A stretch of DNA from Diadema setosum chromosome 10, eeDiaSeto1, whole genome shotgun sequence:
ACCGGAGTCGAAGTGGAAGATGCGTCGTGGTTGACCCGAATCTCGAGGAGTTTCAACGGAACCGTGTTGCCGACGGATGTGGTTCTAGCCGAACGGTACATCTGGATACGGTTCAAGTCGGACAGATCGAAGACATACGGAGGATTCCAATTATCTGTCATCCCTCGTCCGAGCCTGGATAATTTTGGTACGACTGTGGTCAATCTATTGTCAGAtatgttttaaaaagataaaGGTACAAGAGTATTTTCAGCATTAAGGtgattttttcattttctttttttattagtggaaaaatgagcaaagaaaatgggattccgtcggaattcgaacccgagacctccggatgctagcccggtgctctaccgactgagctatagaaagccctactacagtgttcgtcccagaaacccttaattctcaaagctctttttttttttctgaaagagacacAATGGACAATGTCAATGacttgcaaaagaaagaaaaagagataacGAATAAATCATATgtttagattatatatatatcatgaaagcggattttgttttaattgtggATTTATCAGGCTTGAATAAATAATCTAAATCCGTCTTAATTGCGTACAGAATGCAAGCCTATTGGTAACTTGTTTATTTCGTATAAAAATATACTCTAACCCCACGtgatatattgtataatatagTCTTGTTATGCTTAACATGAAGGTATCTGATTTTTCCCCTCTTATTGCACACATGAAATGTATATTTCTGTTGTCACATTTGACAGATTTCTACGAGGAAAGTTCTGGCCAGCCTATAAAGCTTGACATCGGCGATGAAATCAATCTGGTTTCGCCAAACTACCCATCGCCTTACCCACACGGAGAGAATACTACATGGTACTTTGACCCACCGACCGGCCACCTGTTGCGCGTTGACGTCATTTCCTGTCACCTCGAACCGCGTCATGACTCCGTCCGGATCGGAACTGGGCGGCAGGTCGACGGAAATTCTTCCCTTCGGTTAACCGGCACGTCAACACCACGAGGATACAGTCAACTGTTCGCAGTAAACGAGTCTCTGTGGATCCAATTCCTGTCGGACTTCAGTGTGTCCTACCAAGGATTTTGGTTAAGAATATCCGCAGAACGGGAAATAGTACAAGGTACACTTGCAGTGTaacgaaaaaaataacaaagcgCGAGTACTGAAGCTCATTTCAATCgtaaatttctttttctttttatgtctgCCGCTTGGGTGTATGAACTTCATAAACTATTTCGATGACTCATACTTTTTTCTCCTACACATTCCAGCATTCTCATCTTGGTAAAACAGCATATACACGAAGgacgaaatgaataaaatataacCTCCTCACATTTGTGCAATAATGCCCTCCCAAAATTTCTTGGGCAATGTTTAACCGAGTGATATCGCcggaaaaaaataaagtgggTATGTTTAACTGAGAGGAAGAGAATAATACTTTGCTTATGGAAAGGGAATGGGGCTTCATTTTGCTTCCTTTAAATGATATACTCACACCTATTGACAAGAAACGTGTAAACAATTATATGAAAAGATGTATGCTCCGTTCCATTAAACTCGAAACAGATGGAAAAGaaacttttactttgtttaaacGTCATTAAAAGCTGTTGTTCATAATGCATTGCTCAATGTGAAAGTAGGGTCTTTGCCTTTAATAGTGTCAAAATTTGGTTTGGTAAAGTAATAGTAGCATTTCACAATTCAATTAAAGATACGTTTGATGTCattgtcgtcgttgttgttgtttttttgtcaacaAAAGGTATGGCAGATCTAAGCCCTGTCACATTGGAAcatgtgaaataataaaaagatcGATCATTATGAAGTAAACGCTTCTTTAACTGTTGTATTTTTATCAGGCAAGTACAGAACTATACATACTTCAAGTCGAGTACGATATTGATATCGTATCGTTCTTCTGCAACACAGTTTTGCTCCTTCACGCATTTTTCGGGGTTTTTTTCTCCTCGGGTTATTGATGATGCATTGATGGATTTACTTTATTTTGGCTGTTGTTTTTACCATGAGGTTATCTTTTATAACTGACCTCTccattattttctgttttctaaTGCGTACAAGTTGCAATTCTGGTCTAAAATCCtacttttttcactttattaTGATATGCTGCAGATAACTCCGACAGACCGTCAGGTATCAGTGACTCTGGTGCGGTCGACCCAGCGGAGGTCGGCCACGATAAAGGTAAGGTGCCGCTGGGACTCTCGGATAATGGTGACGTTAACACTGGTTAACATTGCAAGTACGCAAGATTTCGGTTGTTGATAAGACAGTGTTATGATGTCCTTGCGATTTTTGTTGTGGGTCTTCAAAATGACATCAGAGtgacaaaaaatatatgcaCGATGTCAGTTTTGTGATTTAGGTTTTGCCTCTATATTGGTGTAGCCAAGCTGTTGAGCAATGTTTATCAAGGCACAATGTTTTCCTCGGGCAGATTTGCGTCAAGGAGCATATCTGTCTGCTCCCATGCGGGACAGTAATAAAACCTTCCCCTTTCATACTTTTGCAAGCTCCACATTTCAATCTAACCCCATCCGCCCAACCCACTCTATCATTCTTCATCATCCAAACCTAACCCCTCCACCATCCCACACTAATTCCCCATTATCCCACTcttaccccctccccttctccaTCACTCCATCTAACCTCCTCCACCACGTGCACTCTTACTTCCTTCACCATCCCTCCTTCACCCCTCCACTACCCCATGGTATTGCCCTCCATCATACCACACGTACCCCAATCACTACCCCTTCTATACCCGTCCACTTTCCACCATTCCACTGTAAACTCCTCCCCCATCCCACTCTTTATTGGCTTAACAAAGCTGTAAATCAAGGCACAATGGTTCATTATTCCGCCAAATTCTAGATTTTAGAAAGATGTGCGCATTATCCACTTTTGTACATGAACATAAGCAATTTCTTCTATTCTATACCTCCACCACGCCTTCTAACCCCTACTTTAGTCTCTCCACAGCCTACTTTCACACTTTTCAGACTCCCTCTACCATCCCACTCTAAAACAATCCACCGTCCCATTCTAATCCCCTCCATACCATCCCACTTTTGGCCTCTCTGCTGCCTCCGTTGGCATGGCGGTGATTGAACAAAAAGTGACATCCTGACGCAACTTAAAGCTTTGCTTACATCACTGTGATGGCTatagataatgattattttgatctctgtttgcttgtttgtttcggTTCGGCCATTTCTTCAACAGGACGTGTTTTCATCCCTTTAACATGCGCGGTTGTTGCTTCATTCCTCCTACTCTTTGTATCATGCGCCGTGGCTGCAATATACTACGTGAAGAGGTAATTAAATCTACACTCTtcggcccgaattcacgaaggcggTACAATcgttgtccatggtttaaaccatggacaaacgtatggggcgccaagtgtcgcatggcatatttcgtaacaaaatagaccatgcgacacttggcgccccatacaaaactacaatctttctccatggtttaaactatggacAAAGATTGCACCAACTTCGTGAAATCTGGCCTACAGTTTTCATTCACAATAAGAAGATAATGCTGGATTTGTTCGTTTGTAACTCTTttctttctgtaaaaaaaaaaaaagtaaaaaaaaaataaaaaaatatcacCAGTGTTACAAGACAATCCCCATTGGACTTCAACTTTGTACACCACATGTAATAATTTATCAAATATcgatatttattttctttcctaaCTTTACTTTGATGTACAGGAAGGGACAGTCAAGCAATTTCAAGGACATTGATGATTCGTGGGGAGCCATGATTAATGACGTAaacttaaaaaagaagaaaaataggatcatgcaaaagagaaaaaaagtatttgACAATACAAATAGACATATATGCTTGCAGGGTATTATTTTGTGTACTCAATGTGCTACTCCATGATTGATGATGTTATAATATAAACTCGTCATATAAGGACCACTATCACTTCATACATGGTTCTTGATGCGaatctttaaaggggaaatccagtccaaatatcagttagtctgataagaaagagtaaatatTTCGAATTCAACGGTaggattttgatcaaaatcggatgaaaaataaggatgttatgacattttgaagtttcgctagtGTATTTTTTGAGGAAACGGTCAATATGGATATGCagatggcaaagtgagcatgtcgtaccctcacaacttgccatatagtttgtacaataaaatttgaaatttccagtttttcattcaaacggaATTATGCGCGAGGGTCAACACTATTCTTAATTTACTCAACCAGGAAgagcatcatgtttcagacttcagtgacagaaatattgattttttgtcattttttgtccACGATCATTGGAAATTCTGACGTTATGACATGGATAGctcactcattttcatattcatacccaccactgtacaagaactgttttggagaattaatcaaaacttcaaaatgtcataatttccttatttttcatctgatttcagtcaaatttgtatcattgaactcgtaagataTTACACTTTCTtgtcagactaacttatttttggtctggatttcccctttaaaaggaGCTAGATACAAGTTTTCCTTCTCATTATGACAGACATCGCACGATCGTGATCGAAAACTTTAATACTTTGGGATACGCAAGAGTCCAAAGAATAGAATGTTCTGTTGTGTGATTATTTTATAAATTTATGACGAAAAATATCgatgtgtttttttgtgtttttttttttttaatgtaaatagaAAGCAGCGACGAAGGGTCATCAGTGAGAATGAATACACCATGACAGACACATACACCGTCCCCGCCCCAGCGAGGTCTAACACCGGTTATCTCACCATTGACCAATCGCAGACACCTGCCGGAGTTAATCCTTCGTCGGACAACGGATACATAACCGTTCTCGATGATATACCGACGAGTGCATGCGATACCAAAGACGCGGGGATTAAACATGAATATGCTTCGTCGATAACCGTCGGTTGCGATAGTGATGCGTTTGATCGATATGAAGACGAACCTGGCGCGGCCGGCATGAAGCATTTGTACATGACGACGATCGGTAAAAAGAGCGCAGTTTCCGATAACGCATACCATGAATACGCGCCTATGTCTGGTGCGCCCGTACTGTGTGGAGGGGAAGAGTCCTATAATTACATTGCATGTGACAGCGGAGATTATGAAATTCCCTCGGATAATTTGGGTAAAACTGGCAAGTATGCAAACGTACCCGGCCATGTCGAGGAaccgttacaaaataataacttaGAGAGCTCTCTCGCAAAAGCACTGGGTCAGCGCTTGCTAGGAAAGCGCCCTCTTGCTACACAAGAATTACAGTCGGCAGGAGATCCGAGCGATGTCTATTACGTGCCAATGTCTGTTGGGAATGAGAGTGGATCCGAAGACAACACGATCTACGAAAACGGTTTCGGTCTACCGGATTTCTCACCGAAGCATCAGCGACGGGGACAACATCAGCATTTACGTGGACATAACGTGGCAAATATCCATGGTGGGCAGATCTCTCGGACAGCTCAAAAACCAGTTCCAAAGCCGAAACCTGGGAAACAGTCACGCAAACAAATGGCATTTGTCAATAGCACCTACAGCTGAATACAGCTAAAGACATCCATAAGCTACTCGGGTAATATTAGACAATTTTCTTGATGAGACGCCCTGCTGGGATGCTGGGtgtctgtctttttctttttctttttcttctttctttgtattttgcGGATCTGTTCTGTCTATTTACCAAAGCTGTGATAAGTATGCCGCGTTATATAGAATAAAGATTTCTTTTTCGTTTGttccatatgtgaccgtgcaccacaaaacaaacaaaaaatgttgcaccccttgattttaagtgaggtctcaaaaaaggtgaaatggttcaaccaagtcaatcttgagtttttcatattttctgaaagagatacTTGATCCTTCTTCTgcattattcttcagtttggtatctgaacatgaatgggaaagtgtgtttttagcagtttttctacaacccttttctggggaagagtagaatgacCAGGTATGACTTAGAGGCcacttttcatgtcttgaaatcctctgcacactcttcactttcaagtgtaataacttttgaaaggatgacgctactgctttgaaagttatcaTAAATTATGGGCAGAATGTGCTAATAGAACAtccttaatttcagcttaatttagtaatcccttcattgttgttgctccagtggtttacatcctgtgttatGTCCCTTTCaccgcacagctagcacggcttggtaaaggattaagcgcttgaatagaccctgtacttcagagcctcttttctcagttcacacttttccagagtgtgtgttttctttccagtatttaggtaggttaggggagtccatttgaattgagttatatatcattttaaagcttagagtctcctctttcagaatctgcccttaactgaaaatccatgtctggcgactttttgttggttttgtggtgcagggtcacatttacaCTTTCTTCATATTCCTCTCTCACAGCGTGTAGCGTTATCATCATTGATAGGCAGTAAATATTAGCGTGCATTGAGAGCCTCTAGTTAAAATCATGGATTCCATGATGACAAGAATAGCAGTATACTGTGAGGGGCGCAGCTCCTCCGAAAATTGAGCAATATCATTTATTTCTGTCGCCGAAGATTCCATAATTCCACAAGATGCTCTCAAGGCATGATATGTTTTGTTAAATATACTcgaacatatgaagagtttgttcgcaaaaaccgataaatccatatttgccaaatggagatatttgcgattagaggtcaagaaaaataaagaaaatgataagaaaatgtttgcttcttttgaccttaacttcaaaaatgtacttttattacgtagtgaccaatatataatttaaaaggtattattgtgtactttatgacagagaccgtacatcaaaatcttcaaaaatggacgtatcggtttttgcgaacaaactatATATGTTTAAAGTTTTCACTCGCAATATAATGTTTCTCTAGTTTcatggtttttgttgttttgttttttttttacataaaatgTAGCACAGACGATCATGTGTACCGCGCGAGTAGTAGACGTGATTATACAAAGTAGTATATGAGGCCTATACCGATAGCACTTTACACACTCTATTGGCGTATTCCTGCTGGAGAGAACACAGTGTCCAACAGCGTGAAACGCATTGTGAACACTTTATggacacagtgtgaaatctcttcacattgttaaattcgagcATTCCAACATTGTAAACATAAATGTATTGTGAATCATctattcacagtgtgaaacagaaaaTTACTATGTGAAAAAccaaccacagtgtgaaatcatcttcacactgttaaattcgttttcacatagtcgactttGTGAACACATTTTGATCTCATTGTGGGACACTGttttctttccagcagggatatACCTTGAATATGACGCCATATTCATGGCATATAGTGCACTATACCATGAATATGACGTCAGGGCATGGCGCTTCTTTCTGAATTGGCATTTTGTCTTCAACATAGCAATGTTAGAATTGGTCATATAACTCTATGTAGACGAATAAGAGAAAAACGATTGCAATTATATCGTATATCCATACAGTAGAAATGTAAGAGGTACTATAAGAGGTCGAATGAAACCTAATGCATCCAGTTGAAGTATTAGTTATCTCTGCCAACGAACCATGGATTTCCATTTGAGTGGCCATTGATAACATTAACAGGTACCTGTGAAGCGGTGTTGAATTATGA
This window harbors:
- the LOC140233986 gene encoding procollagen C-endopeptidase enhancer 1-like gives rise to the protein MKTVVPVLLTAFGLVLLPAVLAADKVKISLHEGSVYNLTGPDSMPESDRSLVWIASAPERTRILIRVVDFMLRSVNDTLTIGTGSDFRDSSTTLTSLVGRFPRHSVLLPSDMGWLHIDSAAISSPENRMRLELTALQPHQEIAMTGNSPIEISSPGYPLEYPNYADFSWTIKVPAGNSSLVRFIDVDVEYYYDKILIGTGVEVEDASWLTRISRSFNGTVLPTDVVLAERYIWIRFKSDRSKTYGGFQLSVIPRPSLDNFDFYEESSGQPIKLDIGDEINLVSPNYPSPYPHGENTTWYFDPPTGHLLRVDVISCHLEPRHDSVRIGTGRQVDGNSSLRLTGTSTPRGYSQLFAVNESLWIQFLSDFSVSYQGFWLRISAEREIVQDNSDRPSGISDSGAVDPAEVGHDKGKVPLGLSDNGDVNTG